Genomic segment of Paenibacillaceae bacterium GAS479:
GCGTAACGTAAACGGTTGTCGTTTTCAGCGTCCCGTGCATCTTGATCAGCTCCGCACGCGTCTGGGCTCTAAGCTTAGCATCCAGATTGGAGAGCGGTTCATCCATCAGAAACACCGCCGGTTCCCTTACGATTGCCCTGCCCAGAGCGACGCGCTGCTTTTGTCCGCCGGACAGCTGGCTTGGCTTTTTCTCCAAATGATTCGTAATTTCCAGGATGCGCGCCGCCCGCTTGACTCTCAGCTCGATTTCATGCTTCGCCACCTTGCGGAGCTTCAAGCCAAGCGCCATATTTTCGTAGACGGAAAGGTTCGGGTACAAGGCATAATTCTGGAATACCATGGCTATATCCCGGTCTTTCGGAGATACATAGTTAATGAAGCGGCTGCCGATATAAATATCACCTTTCGAAACTTCCTCCAGCCCCGAAAGCATACGCAGCGTAGTCGTTTTTCCGCAGCCGGAAGGGCCGACCAAAACCAGGAATTCCCCGTCTGCGATCTCGAGCTGGAAGTCCTTTACGGAAGGTTCCTTTTCGGACTTGTAATATTTGTAGACGTTACGAAATGAAACACTCGCCATTATGACTCACCTTCGCTTTCCTGTTAAGTCATCCATTAGAATGCGCTTTCATTTTGTCCCTTATTAGAAAGCTATTCCTTTTTCTTTCCACAGCTCATCTAACATTAACGACGCATAATTGTTGCTCAGATCAATCGTCTCCGATCCGATCGTCCCTTGCTGTTGATCCTCCAAGAAATCGTTGTTTTCAATAATAATATTTTTACAGTTGCGGAACGATAGTGTGCTCATCGATGAGACGGTAGCCGGATAGCGCTCCGAGCGCTCCACTGTATTGCCCGAGAAAACGATGCCGTCCACCGAATTTGCGTTGACAAGCGTCGGATGAAAAGTGATGAAACGGTTGTCCTCGATGCGAATGTTGGCGTGATAACAGTCCTTATGCGGAGGATCAGGCTTGATCTCCGGATCGATGTCTATCGCCGCTTGCCCCCATTGCGGATAGCAGTAATTGCAATCCTGGAACGTATTGTTGCGAATCATGATGTCTTGAACAGCGCCGGATTCGTACCAATGGTTGCCGTCTCCCGATATTTTGATACCGGCTCCCGCCGAACTGAAAATATTTTGCTCCACTAGCACTTTCCCTGCAGTCGTAATCAGAAAACCTCTCGCCCGGTTTGCTCTGGCTATGCATTTGCGGACGGTAAGATCGGCCTTCCAAGATATGTTCTCGATCAAATCCTCGGCTCCTACAGACTCCGGAAGCTTCTGGGTGAAAGTGACCAGGCTGTATTCCGGGTTAAGCATTTTCACTTCCTTCACTACCCCTAGCTCATAGGGCAGCAGCGATGTCCGATCCAAGAACCTTACGGTTTCACCAGGACTTGCGATCATAGCACCTCTTTGCTGTGAATGCACCAGTTGGATCATAATCGTATTCTCGTTCACGCGTTCCGCAATCGGAGTATAAATGCCGTGAACATTGAGTGGATCATCCATCTGATTCTCGAACAGGCAGCCTTCCAGTAAGATCGTCCCCCGGCAATATACAAAGTGGGTTGCATCAGCTGCTGTGGAGAACAGCCGTCCCGAGCCCGGCTTGATCATTACGTTAAACGCGTTCAACGTAATGTTTTCGCTGCGCTGCGCGATAACTCCCATGCCGATTGTATGATACATATTGATGGAAGCTAGCTCAACCTCGGTGCTGTTGTTTATGAATACTCCCGGACAATCCCTGTAGCCGCACTGGAAAATAAGCGCATTGCCAACTCGCGGCATTTGCTCGCCAGCTCCATGGTAACGAATTTTGCCGGGGGCCAGTTCTTCCACTCGTAACTTCAGGTAGCTGCCGTAATTCAAGTAATCTCCAGTTCCATAAGCAGGGCTTTTCGTCGATGAATCCATTTCGATGATGCCTTTACATGGCTCCGTCCAACCCTCACCTAGAAAAATCAGATTGCCGTCGACAACTTCATATGGGTATTCATTTGGTATTTCGACATCAAATGTCCCATCCCCTAGCGCAATTACTTCTCCTTGAGAAAGAATCGGTCGCTCCCAGTCGATGCTGGCATTTTTTACTGTAATGTCGTCGCAGCCGTCCAGTACAAATGGTACCGTCAAGCCATGAAAGATGAATTCTGAGCCTTGGCCATCAATCGT
This window contains:
- a CDS encoding carbohydrate ABC transporter ATP-binding protein, CUT1 family yields the protein MASVSFRNVYKYYKSEKEPSVKDFQLEIADGEFLVLVGPSGCGKTTTLRMLSGLEEVSKGDIYIGSRFINYVSPKDRDIAMVFQNYALYPNLSVYENMALGLKLRKVAKHEIELRVKRAARILEITNHLEKKPSQLSGGQKQRVALGRAIVREPAVFLMDEPLSNLDAKLRAQTRAELIKMHGTLKTTTVYVTHDQTEALTMGTRIVVMKDGLIQQVDTPAVVYSNPSNMFVAGFIGSPAMNFIKGAITESSDGFFFENKRMRMRIPESYYPYIRKLNPNNLRSIVLGLRPEHVISERAEVNNFPEWKVNALIEIKELMGADTFLYLKLGDEQVISRIVEASEEYMPEEKLEIALQMDKAHFFDETTGNSICR
- a CDS encoding Right handed beta helix region, with protein sequence MVIELYETESFRTHRMKRDFAIGEMIVSIVNIQDFGVKPDQERDATVAVFRAIESCRELERPTLLFPKGRYHFWPNKAVERQYFIPNHDQDKNRRIAFPLFEMKGLTIDGQGSEFIFHGLTVPFVLDGCDDITVKNASIDWERPILSQGEVIALGDGTFDVEIPNEYPYEVVDGNLIFLGEGWTEPCKGIIEMDSSTKSPAYGTGDYLNYGSYLKLRVEELAPGKIRYHGAGEQMPRVGNALIFQCGYRDCPGVFINNSTEVELASINMYHTIGMGVIAQRSENITLNAFNVMIKPGSGRLFSTAADATHFVYCRGTILLEGCLFENQMDDPLNVHGIYTPIAERVNENTIMIQLVHSQQRGAMIASPGETVRFLDRTSLLPYELGVVKEVKMLNPEYSLVTFTQKLPESVGAEDLIENISWKADLTVRKCIARANRARGFLITTAGKVLVEQNIFSSAGAGIKISGDGNHWYESGAVQDIMIRNNTFQDCNYCYPQWGQAAIDIDPEIKPDPPHKDCYHANIRIEDNRFITFHPTLVNANSVDGIVFSGNTVERSERYPATVSSMSTLSFRNCKNIIIENNDFLEDQQQGTIGSETIDLSNNYASLMLDELWKEKGIAF